One genomic region from Deltaproteobacteria bacterium encodes:
- a CDS encoding glutamyl-tRNA reductase: MGIFLVGLSHKTAPVELREKISFAEETIPQGLEKLRAESIPENIILSTCNRVEIIAQCEDCVKGISATKDFLSGEHQIPLDELEPHLYIREGNEAIRHIFRVASSLDSMMVGEPQILGQFKNAFTIASEAKATGIILNRLMHKAFSVAKRIKTETGIARSAVSISYAAVELAKKIFDDLTDKTVMLIGAGEMCELAAKHLMQNGAKKMLVTNRTYSRAVELAQEFNGSAIRFENFIESLIQTDIIISSTGAPHYILHHHDVKEVIHERRNKPIFMIDIAVPRDLDPEINKIDNVYLYDIDNLQAVVETNIEERKKEAEKADSIVTQEVRTFEQWLASLKVTPMIVLLRERMEQIRQEELRKTLPRLNGISEKEKRSIESMSMAIINKVLHGPMKALKSCHPEEKETLMQVLREIFQLEDSPRKIGEKDR; encoded by the coding sequence ATGGGCATCTTCCTGGTAGGACTGAGTCACAAAACGGCGCCCGTGGAATTGCGGGAGAAGATCTCCTTTGCCGAAGAGACGATCCCGCAAGGACTGGAAAAGCTTCGGGCGGAGTCGATCCCGGAAAACATCATCCTCTCCACTTGCAACCGGGTCGAGATCATCGCTCAATGCGAGGACTGCGTCAAAGGGATTTCAGCCACGAAAGATTTCCTGTCCGGCGAACACCAGATCCCCCTCGATGAACTGGAGCCTCATCTCTATATCCGGGAAGGCAATGAGGCAATCCGCCATATCTTCCGTGTCGCTTCCTCGCTTGACTCCATGATGGTCGGGGAGCCCCAGATCCTCGGGCAGTTCAAGAATGCCTTCACGATCGCCTCGGAGGCCAAGGCGACGGGAATCATCCTGAATCGGCTCATGCACAAGGCCTTCTCCGTGGCAAAAAGGATCAAGACCGAGACGGGGATCGCCCGAAGCGCCGTTTCCATCAGTTACGCCGCCGTGGAACTGGCCAAGAAGATTTTCGACGATCTGACGGACAAGACCGTCATGCTCATCGGAGCCGGGGAGATGTGCGAACTGGCGGCCAAACACCTGATGCAAAACGGCGCGAAAAAAATGCTCGTCACCAACCGGACCTACAGCCGCGCCGTGGAACTGGCACAGGAGTTCAACGGGAGCGCCATCCGTTTTGAAAATTTCATCGAATCACTGATCCAGACGGACATCATCATCTCCTCCACCGGGGCGCCGCACTATATCCTGCACCACCACGATGTAAAAGAGGTGATTCACGAACGGAGGAACAAGCCGATCTTCATGATCGATATCGCCGTCCCCCGTGACCTTGATCCGGAAATCAACAAGATCGACAATGTCTACCTCTACGATATCGACAATCTCCAGGCCGTCGTTGAAACCAACATCGAAGAGCGGAAGAAGGAAGCGGAAAAGGCCGACAGCATCGTCACGCAGGAGGTCCGGACCTTCGAACAATGGCTCGCCTCCCTGAAGGTCACACCGATGATCGTCCTTCTCCGGGAACGGATGGAGCAGATCCGGCAGGAAGAACTCCGAAAGACCCTGCCCCGCCTGAACGGAATCTCGGAGAAGGAGAAGAGGTCGATTGAATCGATGTCGATGGCGATCATCAATAAGGTTCTTCACGGCCCGATGAAAGCCTTGAAGTCGTGTCACCCGGAAGAAAAAGAAACGCTCATGCAGGTGTTGCGGGAGATCTTCCAGTTGGAAGACTCTCCCCGAAAGATCGGGGAAAAAGATCGTTAA
- the hemC gene encoding hydroxymethylbilane synthase: MTNSKEVRIGTRGSQLALWQANWIKSTLEARHPDLVVSLVKIKTTGDKILDVPLAQVGGKGLFVKEIEEAMLDGRIDLAVHSMKDVPTDLPGPLHLPVIAEREDPRDALLSHGKVFDDLPQGAKIGTSSLRRQAQLLHRRPDMEMISLRGNLDTRIRKLDTEGLDAVILAAAGIRRMGWAEKITQILPTEISLPAIGQGAVGIECRREDPRINDLIAFIRHDDTFDAVVAERAFLKKLEGGCQVPIAAYAEVDGKNLKLRGLVGSVDGKELIEDKIDGLRTDGARLGTELGERVLAAGAGRILEEVYKNQ; this comes from the coding sequence ATGACAAACTCAAAGGAAGTCCGTATCGGCACACGTGGAAGTCAGCTTGCACTCTGGCAGGCCAACTGGATCAAATCGACGCTCGAGGCCCGGCATCCCGACCTTGTGGTCTCTTTGGTGAAGATCAAGACCACGGGAGACAAGATCCTCGATGTCCCCCTGGCCCAGGTCGGCGGCAAAGGACTCTTCGTCAAGGAGATCGAAGAGGCAATGCTTGACGGAAGGATCGACCTGGCCGTCCACAGCATGAAGGATGTCCCCACCGACCTTCCCGGTCCGCTCCACCTGCCGGTGATCGCCGAACGTGAAGATCCGAGGGACGCCCTCTTGTCGCACGGCAAAGTGTTCGATGACCTGCCGCAGGGGGCGAAGATCGGTACGAGCAGCCTGCGGCGTCAGGCCCAGCTCCTCCACCGGCGTCCCGATATGGAGATGATCTCCCTCCGGGGGAACCTCGACACCCGGATCAGGAAGCTCGACACGGAAGGGCTCGATGCCGTCATTCTCGCCGCGGCGGGAATCCGCAGGATGGGCTGGGCGGAGAAGATCACCCAGATCCTGCCGACGGAAATCTCTCTGCCCGCCATCGGGCAGGGGGCCGTGGGGATCGAATGCCGCCGGGAGGATCCCCGCATCAATGACCTGATCGCCTTCATCCGTCATGATGATACCTTCGATGCCGTGGTGGCGGAACGGGCCTTTTTAAAGAAACTTGAAGGGGGTTGCCAGGTCCCGATCGCCGCCTATGCCGAAGTCGACGGCAAAAATCTGAAACTCCGGGGTCTCGTCGGAAGCGTCGACGGCAAGGAACTGATCGAAGACAAAATCGACGGGCTCCGTACGGACGGCGCCCGTCTCGGCACCGAATTGGGAGAACGGGTCCTCGCTGCCGGCGCCGGCCGGATCCTCGAAGAGGTTTACAAAAATCAGTAA
- the ccsB gene encoding c-type cytochrome biogenesis protein CcsB → MILKVALAVYLLSTIFCLVYFVSPRKSLATAYLASAVAGFLIHTWVLIESYLQAGHIPVTNLKEGLSFFSWTIILIFLIIEYRYKILILGSFIIPPAFIALLYPALAGDRITALAPLLQSSWLGVHVTLAFLGDASFALATALSVMYILQERQLKSHKFGATFRKLPSLEVLDLINHRIMTIGFLLLTLGIITGALWARAALGSYIQGDPREIWSLITWVIYAGLVHSRLTIGWRGRKSAILTIVGFCVLIFAFLAINTFIPSYHYPGRF, encoded by the coding sequence ATGATACTCAAGGTTGCCCTTGCGGTCTATCTGTTATCCACCATCTTCTGTCTTGTCTATTTCGTTTCTCCCCGGAAGTCCCTGGCAACGGCTTATCTGGCCAGCGCGGTCGCAGGTTTTCTCATCCATACATGGGTCCTGATCGAAAGCTATCTTCAAGCAGGGCACATCCCTGTGACCAACCTGAAGGAGGGGCTGTCCTTTTTCTCCTGGACGATTATCCTGATTTTCCTGATCATTGAATACCGCTACAAGATCCTGATTCTCGGTTCCTTCATTATTCCCCCGGCTTTTATAGCTCTCCTCTACCCGGCATTGGCGGGTGACAGAATCACGGCGCTGGCGCCACTTCTGCAGAGTTCCTGGTTAGGGGTCCATGTGACCCTGGCCTTCCTCGGGGATGCGTCCTTTGCCCTGGCCACGGCCCTGAGTGTCATGTATATCCTTCAGGAACGCCAACTAAAATCCCACAAGTTCGGCGCCACCTTTCGCAAGCTCCCATCCCTGGAGGTTCTCGATTTGATCAATCACCGGATTATGACCATCGGTTTTCTTCTCCTGACGCTCGGCATCATTACCGGAGCCCTCTGGGCCCGGGCGGCATTAGGGAGCTACATACAGGGGGATCCCAGGGAAATCTGGTCCCTGATCACCTGGGTGATCTATGCCGGCCTCGTGCATTCCCGACTGACCATCGGATGGCGGGGCCGTAAATCAGCAATCCTGACGATCGTGGGATTTTGCGTGCTGATCTTCGCCTTTCTGGCCATCAATACCTTCATTCCAAGTTATCATTATCCGGGGCGTTTCTGA
- a CDS encoding ABC transporter substrate-binding protein → MQLRIGHLSTFYHTSILLMADPETPARLGVEVEWKLFGTGPAIVEAFRTGEIDLAYIGLPPAMIGIASGVPIRCIAGGHMEGTVIVGNVAHRDFGDTHELGRIMEQFRGKTIGVPGTGSIHDVILTDTLDRFNLADTVQTVHFPWADELMEAMFRGEVAAAFGTPALAAALAHYGEGKILYPPRLLRPENPSYGIVAEISFLQREAEITERFLRLHEAATERLRTDPSGAAKILSTFIGFIDEALVLETLKISSRYCAQLTEGYITCTLSFAETLKRLGYIERTLPEKEIFDTTLIKKIHGPGDHYGDDAVRRGQTS, encoded by the coding sequence ATGCAGCTTCGGATCGGACACCTGTCCACCTTTTATCACACATCGATCCTGCTGATGGCCGATCCGGAAACCCCGGCACGCCTCGGCGTGGAAGTAGAATGGAAACTCTTCGGCACCGGCCCCGCAATTGTCGAGGCCTTCCGGACCGGTGAAATCGATCTGGCTTATATCGGCCTGCCTCCCGCCATGATCGGGATCGCTTCAGGAGTCCCTATTCGATGCATCGCCGGCGGACACATGGAAGGGACCGTGATCGTCGGGAATGTCGCCCACCGGGACTTTGGCGATACCCACGAACTCGGCAGGATCATGGAGCAATTCCGGGGGAAAACAATCGGCGTTCCCGGCACCGGGTCCATCCATGACGTGATCCTCACCGACACCCTCGATCGTTTCAACCTGGCGGACACGGTGCAAACAGTTCACTTCCCCTGGGCGGACGAATTAATGGAGGCGATGTTCCGGGGAGAGGTGGCGGCAGCCTTCGGGACACCGGCCCTGGCCGCCGCACTGGCCCATTACGGAGAGGGAAAGATCCTCTATCCGCCCCGCCTCCTCCGGCCGGAGAACCCGAGTTACGGCATCGTTGCGGAGATCTCCTTCCTGCAAAGGGAGGCGGAGATTACGGAGCGGTTTCTTCGACTCCATGAGGCGGCCACCGAAAGACTCCGAACCGATCCTTCCGGAGCGGCAAAAATTCTCTCCACCTTTATCGGTTTCATTGATGAAGCACTCGTACTAGAAACCCTGAAGATCTCTTCCCGTTACTGCGCACAGTTGACGGAAGGATACATCACCTGTACCCTAAGTTTTGCCGAAACCCTGAAACGGTTGGGCTACATTGAACGGACGTTACCGGAAAAGGAGATCTTCGACACCACCTTGATCAAAAAGATTCATGGTCCGGGAGATCACTACGGAGACGATGCTGTAAGGAGAGGACAAACTTCATAG
- the metF gene encoding methylenetetrahydrofolate reductase [NAD(P)H] translates to MKIADLLKTRKKGFSFEFFPPKTEAGMVAFLQVVRELSRLDPLYVSVTYGAGGSTQDRTLKTLRAIRENFSLTVMSHLTCIGATRASMATLLQTFREEGIENVLALRGDPPEDIPDFDPSAGEFPYGRDLAAFVRSTHDFSIAVAVYPEGHLESPSLEADLIYTKEKVDAGADFAITQMFFDNRYFFAFRERAERAGLRLPIFPGIMPITDLAKVKRFASFCGATIPAWVEEKMAPLAGRPEEMEKVGVEIAIRQCEELLEQGVSYLHFYTLNRSDAVVKVVEALQGRFFD, encoded by the coding sequence ATGAAGATCGCCGACCTTTTGAAAACACGGAAAAAGGGCTTTTCCTTTGAGTTTTTCCCGCCGAAGACGGAAGCCGGGATGGTTGCTTTTCTGCAAGTCGTTCGGGAACTGAGTCGGCTGGATCCGCTTTATGTTTCCGTCACCTACGGAGCGGGCGGTAGTACGCAGGATCGCACCCTGAAAACACTGCGTGCCATCCGGGAAAACTTTTCACTCACCGTAATGTCCCATCTGACCTGTATCGGTGCCACCCGTGCTTCGATGGCGACGCTGTTGCAAACCTTCCGGGAGGAAGGGATAGAAAATGTCCTGGCTCTTCGGGGCGATCCCCCTGAAGATATTCCGGATTTTGACCCTTCCGCCGGAGAATTCCCCTATGGCCGCGATCTGGCGGCCTTTGTCCGCTCAACACACGACTTTTCCATTGCCGTGGCCGTTTATCCGGAAGGACATCTCGAATCGCCTTCGCTCGAGGCGGATCTTATCTATACCAAAGAAAAAGTGGATGCCGGTGCGGATTTCGCCATTACCCAGATGTTCTTCGATAATCGTTATTTCTTTGCATTCCGGGAAAGGGCTGAAAGGGCGGGTCTCCGGCTTCCGATCTTTCCGGGGATCATGCCGATCACCGATCTGGCAAAAGTGAAAAGGTTTGCTTCTTTCTGCGGAGCAACGATTCCCGCCTGGGTTGAAGAAAAGATGGCGCCTTTGGCCGGCCGGCCGGAAGAGATGGAAAAGGTGGGGGTGGAGATCGCCATCCGGCAGTGTGAAGAACTCCTCGAACAGGGGGTCTCCTATCTCCATTTCTATACGCTCAATCGTTCAGATGCCGTCGTGAAAGTTGTCGAGGCCCTCCAAGGCAGATTCTTCGACTGA